GAACATTGCTCACCAAACACCAGCATTTCTGCCGCAGTGTAGGGATAAATAAATTTACGCGGAATAGGCTTGGCGGTTTCAACACGGCGCACATGGGTAGTGGGCTCTGTGCTGCGAATCACCGAGCGAATGGCGCGATGCACCAGCAAATCCGGGTAGCGGCGAATCGGCGAAGTAAAGTGGGTATAGGCTTCGTAACCCAAACCAAAGTGGCCGTGGTTTTCTACCTGATACATCGCCTGGCGCAGACTGCGCAGCATCACCGTTTGAATCAAATGGCCATCGCTGCGGCCTTGAATCATTTGCAGCAATTGTTGGTAATCGCCCGGGGTTGGTTTATCACCACCCGCCAACCCCAAACCTAATTCAGACAAATAAGCACGCAGATTGGCGAGTTTAGTTTCCGTGGGGCCCTCATGAACCCGGAACAATCCAATCAAATTATGTTTTTCAATAAAGGTGGCCGCACACACATTGGCGCACAACATGCATTCTTCAATTAACTTATGGGCGTCGTTGCGCTTGATGGGGACAATGCGTTCGATCTTGCGCTCTTCATTAAATTGAATGCGCGTTTCCACTGTTTCAAAATCAATTGCGCCACGCTCATCGCGCGCTGCACGCAGGCATTCATACAACTTGTGCAACAATTCCAACTGGGGAACAACCGTCTTATATTCCTCACGCAACGCCGCGCGCGTATCGCCTTCGCCGGTGAGAATCTCGCCTACCTTGGTGTAGGTGAGGCGCGCATGGGAGTGCATCACACCTTCATAAAATTGATACCCGGTAATACGGCCAGCATTGCTGATATTCATCTCGCAAATCATGCACAAGCGATCAACATGGGGGTTAAGCGAGCACAGACCATTGGACAGCGCCTCCGGCAACATAGGCACGACATAATCGGGGAAATACACCGAGTTGCCGCGCGCGCGCGCTTCCACATCCAGTGCACTTTCCACTTGCACATAATGGGAGACATCCGCAATCGCCACGTACAAACGCCAGCCGCCTTTGCGCCGCTCACAGAGTACGGCATCGTCAAAGTCGCGGGCATCTTCACCGTCGATAGTTACAAACGGTAAGTGACGAACATCCACGCGATGCAACTTGTCCTTCTCTTCCACTTCATGGGACAAGCGCGCCGCTTCTGCAATCACGGCCTCGGGCCATACGCTGGGAATACCGTGCGCTTGAATCGCCAGTTCGATCTCCATGCCGGGCGCCATGTGATCGCCCAATACTTGAATCACACGCCCTGTTGGCAAGCGATTTTTATCCGGCTGCTGGGTGATTTCAGCTACCACGATTTGACCGTGGGTGGCACCGCCGTAGGCGCCAAACGGAATCATGATGTCCTGGGTAATACGCGGGTTTTCCGGGCGCACAAACTGCACGCCCTCCTCATTAAAGAAGCGCCCTGCCAATTGGGTGGTATTGCGCGTGAGCACCTCAATAATCGCGCCCTCTTCTTTACCGCGATACTGCTCGCCCGACAGGCGTACCACCACCTCATCGCCATCAAATACTTTGCGCATTTGGCGATTGTGTAAATAAATGTCCTCACCGCCATCGGCAGGGATCACAAAGCCATAGCCATCGCGATGCCCCTGCACTCGCCCGCGTACCACATCAATCTTATCCAGACGCACATAGGCATCGCGGCGGTTGCTAATCAGTTGTCCGTCCCGCGCCATAGCAATCAAACGGCGGCGCAGCGCCTCTATCTGATCCTCGCCGGTCAGCTTGAGCATGGTGCACATCTGCTCATGGGTGACGGGCGCATCGGCCATATCCAACAACTCAAGAATGTACTCGCGGCTGGGAATGGGGTTTTCGTACTTCTCAGCTTCGCGCGCAGCAAAGGGATCTTTGAAGGGGGATTTACGTTTGCTCAAGTGGGCATCCTGTGATCAATAATTGGCGGATTTCTAACTATCCTGGCGGTCTGCCTGAATTATAGGGCAGCAATCATGACAAACCTACAAATAAAATGGATAAGAGCGTTGACAAGCGAAATCGGGATATTTATAGTGCGCGGCCTCAGCTAGCTGAGATTGCCCAGGTGGTGAAATTGGTAGACACGCCAGCTTCAGGTGTTGGTGGCTTAACGGCCGTGAAGGTTCAAGTCCTTTCCTGGGCACCACACAATAAAAACCCCCGCTATGAAAATAGCGGGGGTTTTTGCTTTTGGGGCCATTTACAAACCGCCTCGTCAAGAACGCAGAGCTGTATCTATTACCTTCCCGTTTGCCGACTCATCAATCAAAACTCCTATAGTCGCCTATATGCCTTCACAAAATCCGCATATACATACCGGAAGACTTGGGCAATTCTGCCTATACAAATTGGCGTATTAACAACAATACAAAAATACTATTTTCAAACCTATTGTTACTGTCCCTACAGATGTTTTCGATAAACCTGCCTGGAGTCGTATTTCGATAAAATCATTTACAACAGTTAGAGTTTCATAGCTTATTAATTTCCCCTTCTGCACTTTATCCTTCATGTTAGTCTACTTTACAACCCATAACCCGCTACAGGTGCACAGGCTATGCCCGATAAAGGCAACAGTATTCGCGAGGCATTTTTCAAAGCTGTTTTTAGCTTTTTGGGCTATATCGCCCATTGTGATGGGCCGATTAACCGGGAGGAGGTGAATCGCTTGAAGGTGCATATGAAAAAAATGCACTTAACGGAGGCGGAGCAACGTAATGCGTTGCTATTGTTTAAAGCGGGCACAGCGCCTGAGTTTAATGCCAGCCAGGCACTGCAGGAATTCCGTGCAGCGACTACCCCCAAGCTGATACAGATTTTACTCATGCATTTACTCACCATGGCGCGAGCAGATGGGTATTTGATGGAGAAGGAGCTACATGCGTTGCTGTGGATCGCGCGGGAGGTTGGTTATAACAGTGTGGCATTCAACCATTTATTAAAAATAATTTATGAACAGGATCAGTTATCGCTGAGCCGAACCCCACCTAATCCCTTGCAGGCGAGCCCGTCACAACCCAAACCATCGCCAGCGCATTTTTCACAAGGTAATGGTTACAGTACAGGGACGAAAGAACAGGAAAACACACAACCAAATGCAGCAACAAATCAGGATCTGCAAAAAGCTTACGCCATTTTAGGTGTGAATGCCGGTATGACTGAGGATGAGATGCGGAAAACCTATAAAAAATTAGCCAGCCAACTTCATCCCGATAAATTAATGGCTCAGGGCTTGCCCCAAGAGCAATTGGATGAAGCCACTGAGCGCTTTAAAAATATCCAGGCAGCTTATGCCTTTATTAAAAAATATCGTTCAATTTATACGGTCAACCAAGCACCGGTATAATTTGATTTTTTATCAACAAGAATAGCCATTTCGTTAAGGATAAAATATCAAGCAATAGCTTCAGCAATGACCTTGGCAATACGTAAATCGCGCAAGTATTGCGTTGCAGAGTGAGGGTCACTGTAGCCGTTCTCAATATCCGGATAATTTTCAATGCCGGGACCAAAAGTGCTGGCGGTTAACTCTGGTCGCAATGCGACAAAATCTTCCGGATCGGCACCATTTACCCACCGCAAAACGTTTTCCGGTTTAACCCTTGGTTTGGCAAAACCTTTACGCACACTATCAATACCCAGTGGCGAACCTAAAGTAACAAACAGCGGGGACTGGCGTGGCCGGTTATTTTTAGCAAATTCACGCAATAGAGAATAGGCCACTATTGTGCCCAGTGAATGAGAAACAATAATTACCGGTTCGTCATCTTCAAACAACGGGCGAACCAGTTTGTTGACTTCATCATGTATATTTTGATTGCGAATATAAGCATGGGCTTGACCAAGTACGCGTAACGCCAGTGTTCCATGCAACGGCGAGACAGTTTCAATAACGCGAGCAATTGCTTTTAGCCACTTTTTATGTGGCCCCGCCCCTTGAGGCACAACCACTTCCGCAACTTCGGCTTCAATTTGTGCTTCTGTTGCCCCCATGCGTAAGGCCATTTCTTTCAAAGCAATAAGGGCAAAATCTTCAAAATCATCGGAGGTCTCCTCCACTCCCAATGCAATCGCTTGATCTTTCACTTTAGCCGAACTGAGTTTTTCCAAGGTGTCACCATAAAATGCAGCCTCTATACGTGAAAGCTTGCTTAATGGATTCAAACCTTGTTTGGTATAAACATCATTCAAGCTGGCAAGCCATTCTGTTTTAATTTTATCCGCACTTTTGCCTTGTTGATTGATGCCGTGAATAAGAATCATGCGCATGATTTTTTCCTTTTCAAGTCGTTGTCAGTAATGAGGATTGATCACTTTGTTGGGCAGAAATGTTGGTGAGATCGCACAACGCTTCGCGCCCTTCAGATCGAATACAAGTAAATATTCCAGGAGCAAGATATTCCATTACTGCAAGGGCTTGCTCACGCCACAACACACCGCTTACATCATAATGTGCAGTCGCTATTGCGCCCCATGCCTGTCGCATCCAGGGCACATGACCGGCAATAGGGTGTTTGGTGAATGCAGGCGTTGCATGGTGCGTAAAACTGCTTGCCTCTTCATCAGGCGTGCGAGGTTTGCGCTCGGGCACCGCTGGTATGTCTGCATATAAACGGCCATCAGATTCTGTAATGGTGCCGCCGCCGTAAAGAATGATGTCAAGTGGAACTGGCTGTTGATGTTCAGCATAAAATGCAGCCATTGACCTCAGGCTCTCAACATCCCTGATGGCATCATAGAATTGTGCAGCAATGCATCCCAAGGTAATTATTTTATGTTTTTCGTGACGCAACATGGTTGCAGCGCGGATTATTTCTTCCTGCCCCAATAATCCGGTATGCACTCCAGCCAAGAGCTCAATCGCAGTGCTATCTTCATAGGCGTCACCACCCAGTGCTCGGTGAAACAAACTGAGTGAGCCATCAGTAAAAATATGCAGAGCG
The nucleotide sequence above comes from Cellvibrio sp. PSBB023. Encoded proteins:
- the djlA gene encoding co-chaperone DjlA, which produces MPDKGNSIREAFFKAVFSFLGYIAHCDGPINREEVNRLKVHMKKMHLTEAEQRNALLLFKAGTAPEFNASQALQEFRAATTPKLIQILLMHLLTMARADGYLMEKELHALLWIAREVGYNSVAFNHLLKIIYEQDQLSLSRTPPNPLQASPSQPKPSPAHFSQGNGYSTGTKEQENTQPNAATNQDLQKAYAILGVNAGMTEDEMRKTYKKLASQLHPDKLMAQGLPQEQLDEATERFKNIQAAYAFIKKYRSIYTVNQAPV
- the rnr gene encoding ribonuclease R, encoding MSKRKSPFKDPFAAREAEKYENPIPSREYILELLDMADAPVTHEQMCTMLKLTGEDQIEALRRRLIAMARDGQLISNRRDAYVRLDKIDVVRGRVQGHRDGYGFVIPADGGEDIYLHNRQMRKVFDGDEVVVRLSGEQYRGKEEGAIIEVLTRNTTQLAGRFFNEEGVQFVRPENPRITQDIMIPFGAYGGATHGQIVVAEITQQPDKNRLPTGRVIQVLGDHMAPGMEIELAIQAHGIPSVWPEAVIAEAARLSHEVEEKDKLHRVDVRHLPFVTIDGEDARDFDDAVLCERRKGGWRLYVAIADVSHYVQVESALDVEARARGNSVYFPDYVVPMLPEALSNGLCSLNPHVDRLCMICEMNISNAGRITGYQFYEGVMHSHARLTYTKVGEILTGEGDTRAALREEYKTVVPQLELLHKLYECLRAARDERGAIDFETVETRIQFNEERKIERIVPIKRNDAHKLIEECMLCANVCAATFIEKHNLIGLFRVHEGPTETKLANLRAYLSELGLGLAGGDKPTPGDYQQLLQMIQGRSDGHLIQTVMLRSLRQAMYQVENHGHFGLGYEAYTHFTSPIRRYPDLLVHRAIRSVIRSTEPTTHVRRVETAKPIPRKFIYPYTAAEMLVFGEQCSRTERRADEATRDVVSWLKCEYLRDQVGAIYDGHVSAVTSFGLFVELNELYVEGLIHITSLPHDYYRFEPAQQRLVGERTRKVFGLGDGLVVRVVRVDLDNRKIDFELESEAAIRRPKSQVKPKVAKRDAKVAAKKAAKPATKTAAVDKTAAVNKTSTKKTTGTKTAGTKAAGKKTNAAAPEKKASAKKSATKLAATNTPATKTVAAKATAAKTKTVDAPRGAKGSVAAAPKKAGAKKATAVKAPAPKATSAKKTATSASKTASEVSHGRKNAKAASKAAPATVQPSPSRATKGKTVTRAAAPAAKTSVAKPKATK